One Ricinus communis isolate WT05 ecotype wild-type chromosome 1, ASM1957865v1, whole genome shotgun sequence DNA window includes the following coding sequences:
- the LOC8264727 gene encoding LOW QUALITY PROTEIN: triose phosphate/phosphate translocator, chloroplastic (The sequence of the model RefSeq protein was modified relative to this genomic sequence to represent the inferred CDS: inserted 2 bases in 1 codon) yields MASIATSPRFSSLYLSPTKISPSHVSLKTRSPQLAARLLPDIPKLQIQFSSEPSILAGWITQPIKRRRPIDFPLVNAAAADAEGHVEPAAKSFGERFPALVTGFFFFMWYFLNVIFNILNKKVYNYFPYPYFVSVIHLLVGVVYCLTSWGFGLPKRAPIDRDLLVLLTPVACCHALGXNVSFAAVAVSFTHTIKALEPFFSAAASQFVLGHQIPLSLWLSLAPVVIGVSMASLTELSFNWTGFISAMISNIAFTYRSIYSKKAMTGMDSTNVYAYISIIALLFCIPPAVLIEGPKLMQYGFRDAISKVGLFKFVSDLFWIGMFYHLYNQVATNTLERVAPLTHAVGNVLKRVFVIGFSIVVFGNRISTQTAIGTAIAIAGVAMYSLIKANMEEQKRKAAIAPAS; encoded by the exons ATGGCTTCTATCGCAACCTCTCCTCGATTCTCTTCACTCTACTTGTCGCCTACTAAAATCTCACCATCTCACGTTTCACTCAAAACCCGATCGCCACAACTCGCCGCCCGCTTGTTGCCGGATATTCCGAAACTTCAAATTCAATTCTCCAGTGAACCATCGATCCTTGCCGGTTGGATTACTCAACCGATCAAACGGCGACGTCCTATTGACTTTCCTTTAGTTAACGCTGCAGCTGCTGATGCTGAGGG ACACGTGGAACCTGCAGCTAAAAGCTTTGGCGAGAGATTTCCTGCTTTGGTTACaggttttttcttctttatgtG GTATTTCTTGAATGTCATCTTCAACATACTCAACAAGAAGGTGTATAATTATTTCCCCTATCCATA TTTTGTTTCGGTCATCCATCTCCTCGTTGGAGTAGTATATTGTCTTACTTCTTGGGGTTTTGGTCTACCAAAACGTGCA CCTATTGATAGGGACCTGCTGGTGCTGTTGACCCCAGTTGCATGCTGTCATGCCCTTGG CAATGTATCATTTGCAGCTGTTGCTGTATCTTTCACACACACCATTAAAG CTCTAGAGCCATTCTTCAGTGCTGCTGCTTCTCAGTTTGTGCTGGGTCACCAAATTCCATTGTCCTTATGGCTGTCACTGGCTCCAGTAGTTATTG GTGTATCAATGGCATCATTGACTGAACTTTCCTTCAACTGGACTGGGTTCATTAGTGCAATGATTTCAAACATCGCATTTACCTACAGAAGCATCTATTCAAAGAAAGCAATG ACTGGCATGGACAGCACAAATGTGTATGCTTACATTTCAATAATAGCCCTCTTGTTTTGCATCCCACCAGCAGTACTG ATTGAGGGTCCTAAGCTGATGCAATATGGTTTCAGAGATGCAATCTCCAAAGTGGGATTATTCAAGTTCGTGTCGGACCTGTTTTGGATTGGAATGTTTTATCATCTTTATAATCAG GTTGCCACTAATACTTTGGAACGAGTTGCACCACTTACACATGCTGTTGGAAATGTGTTAAAACGAGTTTTTGTCATTGGGTTCTCCATTGTGGTATTTG GCAATAGAATCTCCACTCAAACTGCGATTGGTACAGCTATAGCCATAGCAGGTGTTGCCATGTACTCCCTCATAAAGGCTAACATGGAAGAGCAAAAACGG AAGGCTGCTATAGCTCCTGCATCATGA
- the LOC8264723 gene encoding uncharacterized hydrolase YugF: MFTLTANSALLMSRKGSARSPFTVLANNFPSFLPKEVEDIKDPFARKLATRIERLPVHVNFSKKESCIMTSCVKPLTQSKTSPVVLLHGFDSSCLEWRYTLPLLEESGAETWAIDILGSGFSDLETLPPCDVASKRKHLYQFWRSHISKPIILVGPSLGAAIAIDFAVNHPEAVEKLVLIDASVYAEGTGGLAKLPRLLAYAGVYLLKSVPLRLYAHFLCFSGTSLSTGIDWINVGRLHCLYPWWEDATVNFMMSGGYNVSSQIEKVKKRTLIIWGEDDQIVSYKLGVRLHCELSNSIIRQIPDCGHLPHVEKPYDLAKLIMEFVREDSRKEAQSAAAAR, from the exons ATGTTCACTCTCACAGCTAATTCTGCACTGTTAATGTCGCGAAAAGGCAGTGCTCGAAGCCCTTTCACGGTTCTTGCGAACAATTTCCCTTCGTTTTTGCCCAAAGAAGTAGAGGATATCAAAGACCCGTTTGCAAGAAAGTTGGCTACAAGAATCGAAAGGCTTCCTGTGCAT GTAAACTTCTCCAAGAAAGAGAGTTGCATCATGACGAGTTGTGTGAAGCCTTTAACACAAAGCAAGACAAGTCCAGTTGTTCTTCTTCACGGTTTTGACAG ttCGTGTTTAGAGTGGAGATACACGTTACCACTTCTTGAGGAGTCTGGGGCCGAGACTTGGGCTATTGACATTCTTGGTTCGGGTTTCTCTGATTTAG AAACACTGCCGCCATGCGATGTTGCATCTAAGCGCAAGCACTTGTATCAG TTTTGGAGGTCGCACATAAGTAAGCCAATTATCTTAGTTGGACCGAGCCTTGGTGCTGCTATTGCAATTGACTTTGCTGTCAACCATCCGGAAGCT GTGGAGAAGCTGGTTTTGATTGATGCGAGTGTGTATGCAGAAGGCACGGGAGGCCTAGCTAAGTTACCTAGACTATTAGCATATGCTGGG gtttatttattaaagagTGTGCCCTTGCGGTTATACGCTCATTTTCTGTGCTTCAGTGGTACATCATTGAGTACGGGCATAGACTGGATTAAT GTGGGCCGCCTACATTGTCTATATCCTTGGTGGGAAGATGCAACagtaaattttatgatgaGTGGTGGTTATAATGTCAGTTCTCAGATAGAGAAG GTCAAAAAGAGGACCCTTATAATTTGGGGTGAAGATGACCAGATTGTTAGCTACAAATTAGGAGTG AGATTGCACTGTGAACTTTCTAATTCAATCATACGTCAGATACCAGATTGTGGCCATCTTCCTCatgttgaaaagccttatgATTTAGCCAAATTGATCATGGAGTTTGTCAGAGAAGATAGCCGTAAAGAGGCTCAAAGTGCTGCTGCTGCTCGCTAA
- the LOC8264728 gene encoding uncharacterized protein LOC8264728 isoform X2, with the protein MEGGGGVNGKEREEEQDGMSVHSPCKAPPSSASSLPKEQSQVELELRLLEALEIYPPVKLRGMHRHFVLFGLMEFLRKSFDRHFSPEEVLQLLDRFYNIEMLDLNTLVGDRRPKTSAIVPNNSFC; encoded by the exons ATGGAAGGAGGAGGAGGCGTTAATGGCAAGGAGAGAGAAGAGGAACAAGACGGAATGTCCGTACATTCTCCATGTAAAGCTCCTCCTTCCTCTGCTTCCTCTCTCCCTAAG GAGCAATCACAGGTTGAATTGGAGCTTAGACTATTAGAAGCTCTTGAAATTTATCCTCCTGTTAAACTTCGAG GCATGCATCGACACTTTGTTCTTTTTGGTCTAATGGAATTTCTCCGTAAAAG CTTTGATCGACACTTCTCTCCAGAGGAAGTCCTGCAATTGCTGGATCGTTTCTACAACATAGAAATGCTG GATTTGAACACGCTTGTTGGTGATCGCAGGCCCAAGACATCTGCAATTGTGCCAAACAATAGCTTCTGTTGA
- the LOC107262427 gene encoding putative pentatricopeptide repeat-containing protein At1g26500 — protein MLLSRRFLLTKLINHHHLRYLATKSDHPQPPPPSPVNPDHLLKVCTILYQQQNSPDSKLHSKLSSLNIHINHEFFLQVCNRFPYSWRPVHRFFQYLHQTTHPDFIHTSVSLNKMLDVIGKSRNIDLFWDTIQEMGKLGFVNDRTFIIGLKTLASARELKKCVEFFHLMNGFGCEYSVERLNKVVESLCRCELVEEAKFVVLKLKEWIRPTGFTYGWLVRGFCDAGDVIEASKMWNLMVDEGLEPGIDVFEKMIETLFKRNEYNEAMKLFQTMRVQKMDDLGLSTYRLVIDWMCKRGKIAQAKMMFDEMRERGIEADNVTLGSLVYGLLARGKINEAYEVVEKIEKPGIDVYHGMIRGLLRLRKASEATQVFREMIKKGCEPTMHTYIMLLQGHLGKRGRKGKNPLVNFDTIFIGGLVKAGKSLEATKYVERTLKGGLEVPRFDYNKFLHYYSSEEGVVLFETIGKKLREAGMMDLADILERYGEKMATRERRRNRTVETISLERKA, from the coding sequence atgttGTTAAGCCGACGTTTCTTGCTCACAAAACTAATCAACCACCATCACCTTCGTTACTTAGCCACCAAATCAGACCACCCACAACCACCTCCACCATCTCCAGTTAACCCAGACCACCTTCTCAAAGTCTGCACAATCCTTTACCAACAACAAAACTCACCAGACTCCAAACTCCATTCTAAACTCTCCTCTTTGAACATTCATATCAACCATGAATTCTTCCTCCAAGTCTGCAACAGATTCCCGTACTCCTGGCGTCCCGTCCACCGTTTCTTTCAGTACTTGCATCAAACAACTCATCCGGATTTCATCCACACCTCCGTTTCCCTCAATAAAATGTTGGACGTTATTGGGAAATCAAGAAACATTGACCTTTTCTGGGATACAATTCAAGAAATGGGCAAACTTGGTTTTGTTAATGATAGGACTTTTATCATTGGTTTAAAAACATTAGCTTCGGCTAGGGAGTTAAAAAAATGTGTAGAGTTTTTTCACTTAATGAATGGATTTGGGTGTGAGTATAGTGTGGAGAGGTTAAACAAAGTAGTGGAGAGTTTGTGTAGATGTGAGCTTGTTGAAGAGGCAAAGTTTGttgttttgaaattgaaagagTGGATCAGGCCTACTGGGTTTACTTATGGGTGGTTGGTTAGAGGATTTTGTGATGCAGGTGATGTGATCGAGGCTTCAAAGATGTGGAATTTGATGGTTGATGAGGGTCTGGAGCCAGGGATTGATGTGTTCGAGAAAATGATTGAAACTCTATTTAAGAGAAATGAGTATAATGAAGCTATGAAATTGTTTCAAACTATGAGAGTACAGAAAATGGATGATTTGGGGCTTTCTACTTATAGGCTTGTAATTGATTGGATGTGCAAAAGAGGTAAGATTGCTCAAGCAAAGATGATGTTCGATGAAATGCGTGAGAGAGGGATTGAAGCTGATAATGTGACGTTGGGGTCGCTAGTTTATGGGCTATTAGCAAGAGGGAAGATTAATGAAGCTTATGAAGTTGTGGAAAAGATTGAGAAGCCAGGTATTGATGTGTACCATGGGATGATTAGAGGACTACTAAGGTTGAGAAAAGCAAGTGAAGCTACACAAGTGTTTAGAGAGATGATAAAAAAAGGGTGTGAACCTACAATGCATACATACATTATGCTACTGCAAGGCCATTTAGGGAAGAGGGGAAGGAAAGGGAAAAACCCACTTGTGAATTTTGATACGATATTCATTGGAGGTTTGGTGAAGGCTGGAAAGTCATTAGAAGCCACCAAGTATGTGGAGAGGACACTGAAAGGAGGACTTGAGGTGCCTAGATTCGATTACAACAAGTTTTTGCATTATTATTCAAGTGAGGAAGGTGTTGTTCTGTTTGAAACTATTGGGAAGAAATTGAGGGAGGCTGGGATGATGGATTTGGCGGATATATTAGAGAGATATGGAGAGAAGATGGCTACTAGAGAGAGGAGGAGAAACAGAACAGTTGAAACTATCAGTTTAGAGAGAAAGGCATAG
- the LOC8264728 gene encoding uncharacterized protein LOC8264728 isoform X1: MEGGGGVNGKEREEEQDGMSVHSPCKAPPSSASSLPKEQSQVELELRLLEALEIYPPVKLRGMHRHFVLFGLMEFLRKSFDRHFSPEEVLQLLDRFYNIEMLKPDDEEIEILGHEEDFSLPQSYFVKEE; the protein is encoded by the exons ATGGAAGGAGGAGGAGGCGTTAATGGCAAGGAGAGAGAAGAGGAACAAGACGGAATGTCCGTACATTCTCCATGTAAAGCTCCTCCTTCCTCTGCTTCCTCTCTCCCTAAG GAGCAATCACAGGTTGAATTGGAGCTTAGACTATTAGAAGCTCTTGAAATTTATCCTCCTGTTAAACTTCGAG GCATGCATCGACACTTTGTTCTTTTTGGTCTAATGGAATTTCTCCGTAAAAG CTTTGATCGACACTTCTCTCCAGAGGAAGTCCTGCAATTGCTGGATCGTTTCTACAACATAGAAATGCTG AAACCAGATGATGAAGAGATAGAAATTCTCGGTCATGAAGAAGATTTCTCCTTGCCTCAAAGCTATTTTGTCAAGGAAGAGTAA
- the LOC8264725 gene encoding PLASMODESMATA CALLOSE-BINDING PROTEIN 3: MAVLVCLVLFLALTGHSSALYCICKDGVGDTQLQKALDYACGAGADCTPILQNGACYQPNTVKDHCSYAVNSYYQRKGQVAGSCDFSSTATTSTSPPSTATSTCVYPASSSTAGTSTTPTTGATPGTSTGTGTGTGTGTGTGTGTGTTAGVTPTPFVGLGPTGSGTGLDNNGVTSIAGTTKLFFASLTSGLIFLLLWV, from the exons ATGGCTGTTTTAGTGTGTTTAGTGCTTTTCTTAGCACTTACTGGCCATTCAA GTGCTCTTTACTGCATATGTAAGGATGGGGTAGGTGATACCCAATTACAAAAGGCTTTAGATTATGCTTGTGGAGCTGGAGCGGATTGTACTCCAATCCTCCAAAATGGTGCTTGTTACCAACCGAACACTGTAAAAGATCACTGCAGTTACGCTGTGAATAGCTATTATCAAAGAAAGGGTCAAGTTGCTGGAAGTTGTGATTTTTCATCAACTGCTACTACTAGTACTAGTCCCCCTTCAA CTGCAACTTCTACCTGTGTCTATCCTGCTTCTTCAAG CACTGCTGGGACTAGCACAACTCCAACTACAGGCGCAACCCCAGGCACAAGCACAGGAACAGGCACTGGCACTGGCACCGGCACCGGCACCGGCACTGGCACTGGCACTACAGCAGGTGTAACTCCAACTCCATTTGTAGGGTTGGGGCCAACCGGAAGTGGAACTGGCCTTGACAATAATGGTGTGACTTCCATTGCAGGCACCACCAAATTGTTCTTTGCTTCTCTGACTTCAGGCCTAATATTCTTGCTGCTGTGGGTTTGA
- the LOC8264729 gene encoding 14-3-3-like protein GF14 iota, with protein sequence MSTEKERETHVYLAKLAEQAERYDEMVECMKKVAKLDCELTVEERNLLSVGYKNVIGARRASWRIMSSIEQKEETKGNENNVKLIKGYRNKVEEELSNICNDILSIIDKHLIPSSSSGEATVFYYKMKGDYYRYLAEFKADQDRKEAAEQSLKGYEAASATANTDLPSTHPIRLGLALNFSVFYYEIMNSPERACHLAKQAFDEAIAELDTLSEESYKDSTLIMQLLRDNLTLWTSDLPEDGGEDNFKGEESKPPAEGESQH encoded by the exons ATGTCGActgagaaagagagagagactCATGTTTACTTGGCCAAGCTCGCTGAACAGGCCGAGCGCTATGACG AAATGGTTGAGTGCATGAAAAAAGTTGCAAAACTTGATTGTGAGCTGACTGTGGAGGAGAGGAACCTCCTTTCCGTGGGTTACAAAAATGTGATTGGTGCTAGGCGAGCTTCTTGGCGCATTATGTCTTCAATTGAACAAAAGGAAGAGACTAAAGGAAATGAGAACAATGTGAAACTAATTAAGGGTTACCGCAATAAGGTAGAGGAGGAACTCTCTAACATTTGCAATGACATTCTCTCCATCATAGACAAGCATCTGAtcccttcttcctcttctgGAGAAGCCACTGTTTTCTACTACAAGAT GAAAGGTGACTACTATCGTTATCTAGCTGAGTTCAAGGCTGACCAGGACAGGAAGGAAGCAGCTGAGCAGTCACTCAAGGGTTATGAG GCTGCTTCTGCCACTGCAAACACTGATCTGCCTTCTACTCACCCAATTCGGCTTGGGCTTGCCCTTAACTTCTCAGTTTTCTATTATGAGATCATGAATTCTCCTGAGAG GGCTTGCCATTTGGCGAAACAGGCTTTTGATGAGGCTATTGCAGAGTTGGACACCTTGAGTGAGGAATCATACAAGGACAGCACCCTGATTATGCAGTTGTTGAGAGATAATCTCACTCTCTGGACTTCTGACTTACCTGAAGATGGAG GTGAAGATAATTTTAAAGGTGAAGAATCAAAGCCACCTGCAGAAGGGGAG AGCCAGCATTAA
- the LOC8264726 gene encoding pentatricopeptide repeat-containing protein At1g26460, mitochondrial codes for MASQIAILTRTKALIKTLNHNPIKSISTFTFLSQEPELATYPTHSDPNPTTVTPLPPNPASGSPLYHENWRNPTLMQNPDALIPFGILHQPPTARFQSMSQTLDLNSLLNLFADWMTSQRWSDMKQLFEFWIRSLDQNGKPNKPDVNLFNHYLRANLMTNATAVDLLDLLAQMEDYAVLPNTASFNLVLKAMFQARETAAAEKLLQRMELTGNESQPDDESYDLVIGMLFSTNQIDAALKYIDKTLKNGHTLSMRVFTECVKSCVNKGRLDTLVSIIEKCKKVDQNKALSPTWNMCYYIAEVAMQEDNSKLAYYALEFMAKWIARGENARPAILLSVDEGLVVSALGTAGRTYSSTLLDASWAILRRSLRDKKAPSPESYLGRIYACASLGNLQKAFTTLREYESAYDSSEKEAEEELFSPFTSLNPLVVACSKKGFETLDTVYFQLENLSRAERPYKSVAALNCIILGCANIWDIDRAYQTFEAIGSSFELTPNIHSYNALIYAFGRLKKTFEAARVFEHLVSLGIKPNATTYLLLVDAHLINRDVKTALSVIEEMMSAGFTPSKETLKKVRRRCVREMDYDSDDRVGSVAKNCKIRMGTENRREILFNLEYSTDYAV; via the exons ATGGCGTCTCAGATAGCAATCCTCACACGAACAAAAGCTCTAATAAAAACCCTCAATCACAACCCAATCAAATCCATCTCCACCTTTACTTTCCTCTCTCAAGAACCAGAACTCGCCACCTATCCAACCCACTCGGATCCCAATCCCACCACCGTCACTCCTCTCCCTCCAAATCCAGCCTCCGGCAGCCCACTGTACCATGAAAATTGGCGTAACCCTACCCTAATGCAAAATCCTGATGCATTAATCCCATTCGGTATTCTCCACCAGCCACCAACAGCTCGATTCCAATCAATGTCACAAACCCTGGACTTGAATTCTTTATTAAACCTGTTTGCCGATTGGATGACGTCTCAGCGTTGGTCTGATATGAAGCAGTTGTTTGAGTTTTGGATAAGATCGCTTGATCAGAATGGGAAACCTAACAAACCTGATGTTAATTTgtttaatcattatttaaggGCTAATTTAATGACGAATGCTACTGCCGTTGATTTGCTTGATTTACTTGCTCAAATGGAGGACTATGCTGTTTTGCCTAATACAGCTTCCTTTAACTTGGTTCTTAAAGCCATGTTTCAAGCTAGAGAAACTGCAGCCGCTGAGAAGTTGCTTCAAAG GATGGAGCTGACAGGGAATGAATCTCAGCCTGATGATGAGTCTTATGATTTGGTTATCGGTATGTTGTTTTCAACGAATCAAATTGATGCTGCTTTGAAATATATTGATAAGACTCTGAAGAATGGGCATACGTTATCAATGAGAGTATTTACTGAATGTGTGAAGAGTTGTGTTAACAAAGGTAGACTGGATACATTGGTGTCAATTATTGAGAAATGCAAG AAAGTGGATCAGAACAAAGCTCTCTCTCCAACTTGGAACATGTGCTATTATATTGCTGAAGTTGCAATGCAAGAGGATAATAGCAAGTTAGCTTATTACGCACTAGAATTTATGGCGAAATGGATTGCACGGGGTGAGAATGCCAGGCCTGCTATTCTACTTTCTGTAGATGAAGGACTGGTTGTGTCGGCGCTGGGAACTGCTGGCAGGACCTACAGCTCTACTCTCTTGGATGCATCATGGGCAATTCTCCGCCGTTCATTACGTGATAAGAAGGCTCCTAGTCCGGAATCTTATCTTGGGAGAATATATGCTTGTGCATCATTGGGGAACCTACAGAAGGCTTTTACCACTCTGCGCGAATATGAGTCCGCTTATGACAGTTCTGAAAaagaagcagaagaagaaCTGTTCTCTCCATTTACTTCTTTAAATCCATTGGTTGTGGCATGCTCCAAGAAGGGTTTTGAGACTTTGGATACg GTATACTTTCAGCTGGAAAATCTGAGTCGTGCAGAGCGACCGTACAAGTCTGTTGCTGCTCttaattgtataattttaGGTTGTGCAAATATATGGGACATTGACCGGGCCTACCAAACTTTTGAGGCAATTGGGTCTTCTTTTGAGTTGACCCCAAATATTCATTCGTACAATGCTCTAATCTATGCCTTTGGAAGGCTCAAGAAG ACATTTGAGGCCGCAAGGGTGTTTGAACACTTGGTAAGCCTGGGGATCAAACCCAATGCTACAACGTATTTATTGCTTGTTGATGCTCATCTCATCAACCGAGATGTGAAAACTGCTCTCTCTGTGATTGAGGAGATG ATGTCTGCGGGATTTACCCCCTCAAAGGAGACATTGAAGAAGGTTAGAAGGCGCTGTGTCCGTGAGATGGACTATGACAGTGATGATCGTGTGGGCTCGGTGgctaaaaattgtaaaattcgAATGGGTACAGAGAATCGCAGGGAAATACTGTTCAATCTTGAGTACAGCACTGATTATGCAGTATAG